The proteins below are encoded in one region of Leptospira montravelensis:
- a CDS encoding acyl-CoA dehydrogenase family protein → MERILPFTEEHHQFREMARKFFETEVKPHHEEWEKNHIVPKEVWRKAGENGLLCPDVPQEYGGSGADFLYNIIIIEESSRVGNSGFFISLHNDVIAPYISAFASDEQKKRWLPKCATGESILAVAMTEPGAGSDLKSLRTSAVDKGDHFVVNGQKTFISNGQLADLIITAVKHDNGTISLVMIEEGMKGFERGRNLEKIGLKAQDTSELYFNDVIVPKSNLIGKQGQGFRYLMQKLAQERLVLSVAAVEATRLVQKITLQYIKERKAFGQKIGSFQNTKFKMAEMATELEMAQVFCDKVVMEHMKGENTTAEASMCKWYTTEMQKRHTDECLQFFGGYGYMMEYPIARAYLDARIQTIYAGTTEIMKEIIGRSLGL, encoded by the coding sequence ATGGAGCGTATCCTCCCCTTTACTGAAGAACACCATCAATTCCGCGAGATGGCTCGGAAATTTTTTGAAACAGAAGTAAAACCACACCACGAAGAATGGGAAAAAAACCATATCGTACCAAAAGAAGTATGGAGAAAGGCAGGTGAAAACGGCCTACTCTGTCCCGATGTACCACAAGAATACGGCGGTTCTGGGGCCGACTTTCTATATAACATCATCATCATTGAAGAATCATCTCGGGTTGGAAATAGTGGATTTTTTATTTCTCTCCATAATGACGTGATTGCCCCTTATATCTCCGCTTTTGCCAGTGATGAACAAAAGAAACGTTGGTTACCGAAATGTGCGACGGGAGAATCCATCCTTGCAGTGGCGATGACGGAACCCGGTGCCGGATCTGATTTAAAATCACTTCGCACTAGTGCCGTCGATAAAGGTGACCACTTTGTGGTAAATGGACAAAAAACATTTATCTCCAATGGACAACTTGCGGATCTTATCATTACTGCGGTCAAACATGACAACGGAACCATATCCCTTGTGATGATTGAAGAAGGAATGAAAGGTTTTGAAAGAGGACGTAATTTAGAAAAAATTGGACTGAAAGCCCAAGATACTTCTGAACTTTACTTCAACGATGTGATTGTTCCAAAATCAAACCTCATCGGCAAACAAGGACAAGGTTTTCGTTACTTAATGCAAAAGTTAGCACAAGAACGACTTGTACTTTCCGTTGCGGCTGTGGAAGCAACTCGCCTAGTTCAAAAAATCACACTCCAATACATCAAAGAAAGAAAAGCCTTTGGTCAAAAGATTGGGTCGTTCCAAAATACAAAATTCAAAATGGCGGAAATGGCAACGGAACTCGAAATGGCACAAGTGTTCTGTGACAAAGTTGTGATGGAACATATGAAAGGCGAAAACACAACAGCGGAAGCTTCAATGTGTAAATGGTATACAACTGAGATGCAAAAACGCCATACCGATGAATGTTTACAATTCTTTGGTGGATACGGTTATATGATGGAATATCCAATTGCAAGAGCTTACCTCGATGCAAGGATCCAAACCATCTATGCAGGAACCACAGAGATTATGAAAGAAATCATTGGACGTAGTTTGGGACTTTAG
- the thiC gene encoding phosphomethylpyrimidine synthase ThiC, with product METNTNHPITIPETTITLSNNTKFQSYRTEGMFCIHENEYDYKKGIPKLREPWIQSRETRGDKNFSQLYYAKRDIITEEMMYVAKREGMAPEFVLNEVKIGRAIIPSNKRHTELEPMIIGKKFLVKINANIGNSAILSSIEDEVEKLRWALHWGADTVMDLSTGKNIHETREWIIRNSPVPIGTVPLYQTLEKVKGKVEDLNIGVFLETLEEQAEQGVDYFTIHAGVLRDYIHLTNKRITGIVSRGGSILAKWCNHHKKENFLYEHFDAISKVMQKYGVSYSLGDGLRPGCINDANDEAQFAELKTLGELTKRAWADDVQVMVEGPGHVPMHLIQENVRLQEEICMEAPFYTLGPLVTDIAPGYDHITSAIGAAMIAWYGTAMLCYVTPKEHLGLPNKQDVKDGVIAYKIAAHAADLAKGHPGAKERDDLLSKARFEFRWEDQFALSLDPELARSYHDESLPQDGMKKAHFCSMCGPHFCSMRLTTDLRKETAEEVGAVDSKS from the coding sequence ATGGAAACAAACACCAACCATCCCATCACCATTCCAGAAACAACCATTACACTTTCTAACAATACAAAGTTTCAGTCTTACCGAACCGAAGGTATGTTTTGTATTCACGAAAATGAATACGATTATAAAAAAGGAATCCCAAAACTCCGAGAACCCTGGATCCAATCAAGGGAAACAAGGGGAGATAAGAATTTTTCCCAACTGTATTATGCCAAAAGAGATATCATTACAGAAGAGATGATGTATGTGGCCAAAAGAGAAGGGATGGCACCGGAATTTGTTTTGAACGAGGTAAAAATTGGGAGAGCTATCATTCCATCAAACAAACGTCATACGGAACTCGAACCGATGATCATTGGTAAAAAGTTTTTGGTGAAAATTAACGCCAATATTGGAAACTCAGCAATCCTATCTTCCATCGAAGATGAAGTGGAAAAACTTCGTTGGGCCTTACATTGGGGAGCTGACACAGTGATGGATCTTTCGACTGGGAAAAATATTCATGAAACCAGAGAATGGATCATCAGAAATTCTCCAGTCCCAATTGGAACCGTTCCTCTTTACCAAACTTTAGAAAAGGTAAAAGGAAAGGTAGAAGATCTAAACATAGGTGTATTTTTAGAAACTTTGGAGGAACAGGCCGAACAAGGTGTGGATTATTTTACCATCCATGCCGGTGTGCTTCGGGATTATATCCATCTAACTAACAAAAGAATTACAGGGATAGTTTCTAGGGGAGGGTCTATCCTTGCTAAGTGGTGTAATCATCATAAAAAGGAAAATTTCCTTTATGAACATTTTGATGCGATCTCTAAGGTCATGCAAAAATACGGTGTTTCCTATTCTCTTGGAGATGGCCTAAGACCAGGTTGTATCAATGATGCCAACGACGAAGCTCAGTTTGCGGAACTCAAAACTTTGGGAGAACTGACCAAACGTGCTTGGGCAGATGATGTGCAAGTGATGGTAGAAGGTCCAGGTCATGTTCCAATGCATCTGATTCAGGAAAATGTGCGTCTCCAAGAAGAAATTTGTATGGAAGCCCCTTTTTATACACTCGGTCCACTTGTGACAGACATAGCACCAGGTTATGACCATATCACTTCAGCCATCGGAGCTGCGATGATTGCATGGTATGGAACGGCTATGCTTTGTTATGTGACACCCAAAGAACATTTGGGCCTTCCGAACAAACAGGATGTAAAGGACGGGGTGATTGCTTATAAAATTGCAGCCCATGCGGCCGATCTTGCCAAAGGACATCCCGGTGCCAAAGAAAGAGATGATTTGTTAAGCAAAGCTCGGTTTGAATTTCGATGGGAGGACCAATTTGCACTTTCCCTTGATCCGGAACTGGCACGATCTTATCATGATGAATCCCTTCCGCAAGATGGAATGAAAAAGGCACATTTCTGTTCTATGTGTGGCCCCCATTTTTGTTCGATGCGACTGACTACGGATTTACGGAAAGAAACGGCGGAAGAAGTGGGTGCAGTGGATTCGAAAAGTTAG
- a CDS encoding PilZ domain-containing protein: MAPIQEKRKYVRVQPLENEPVEIHLMGTTLLDVLVASDISMGGIGIIAPNHFDEWDMNETVEILVALPGDLEDFLARGVIRQVGKKSKESGVYGVQFTEIGTKGKQDLQVYVNRMVRQGREVK; this comes from the coding sequence ATGGCACCGATCCAAGAAAAACGGAAATATGTACGAGTACAACCGCTAGAAAATGAACCAGTAGAAATCCATTTGATGGGAACCACCCTTTTGGATGTTTTGGTGGCAAGTGACATAAGTATGGGTGGTATCGGGATCATTGCACCAAACCATTTTGATGAATGGGATATGAATGAAACAGTGGAAATCCTTGTGGCACTTCCTGGAGATTTAGAAGATTTTCTGGCCCGTGGTGTGATCAGGCAAGTGGGGAAAAAATCAAAGGAATCTGGTGTATACGGGGTTCAATTTACGGAAATTGGCACTAAAGGAAAACAAGACTTACAGGTTTATGTGAACCGTATGGTGCGGCAAGGTCGAGAAGTAAAATAA
- the trxA gene encoding thioredoxin has translation MALTEVTDANFKAETAKGVVLVDCWAEWCGPCRMVAPVLDELSQEMADIKITKLNVDFNQKTAQELGIQSIPTLLLYKDGVLVDKAIGALPKPQIKKFIENHK, from the coding sequence ATGGCACTAACGGAAGTCACAGACGCCAATTTCAAAGCAGAGACTGCTAAGGGCGTTGTTTTAGTTGATTGTTGGGCGGAATGGTGCGGACCATGTCGCATGGTGGCTCCTGTTCTTGATGAATTATCGCAAGAAATGGCTGATATCAAAATTACTAAATTAAATGTTGATTTCAATCAGAAGACGGCACAGGAATTAGGTATCCAGTCCATTCCGACTCTTCTTCTCTATAAAGACGGAGTTTTAGTGGATAAAGCAATTGGTGCTTTACCAAAACCACAAATTAAAAAATTTATAGAAAATCACAAGTAG
- a CDS encoding cAMP/cGMP-dependent 3',5'-cyclic-AMP/GMP phosphodiesterase, giving the protein MVSSEPNGFTALPRGGYLVDTSEGYIQIGSPPETIKDTMGLEKKTPLVFVLPNKFFHVEKGISIAELEFPIYFNFFFRGGKKTFIVCSPEQKEQLTIVLGESLMGPQELNLASEFIDGTTSFGFPDIKAEMAYFRSYKTMEEVVEFILFDENHKAQFGKITIEQLPSNEFLIVDGDKKIKTPGEVDFHVKYDIGKRLEEPFQPPIIGITCLGPSHGFDPTDNTSGFIIWLNGQGIMVDPPVNSTEWLRESNVNPKFINSIILTHCHADHDAGTFQKILEESKITIYATATVMESFLKKYCSLTKIPRKEITDLFDFIPVVIGRPTIINGGEFYFHYALHSIPSVGFEFFFQDQSFYYTSDHLNDPEAFEEMYKKGVFPESRYQFLKDFPWDRKIIYHEAGVPPLHTKISYLASLPEEVQKRITVYHIAAKDMPEGNHLTLAKFGIENTLYPEITPPKHQEAFQLLEILSQIDIFSGFPIEKAKEFLQIVKEERFRRGEQIIKKGTHGDRFFIIASGNVRFERLSGDPSAVKRYGTYEYFGEASLILDTARQADVFAETDVLALTIEKTRFFQFIRGSKLHENLTKLNSIRETNTWKTLTESQTFRGLTSYQVTQLELILKLETVKKEASLIEEGHTFHNAFIVRSGTVVVMQNHKTIRELGPGDFVGEIYSLTKNLPSNFSFVAWPGTELYVLSEEDAIQYIKKNPGVYMKLNTVYN; this is encoded by the coding sequence ATGGTCAGTTCTGAACCGAATGGTTTTACCGCTCTCCCTAGAGGGGGATATTTAGTCGATACATCCGAAGGGTACATCCAAATTGGATCCCCTCCGGAAACAATTAAAGACACTATGGGGCTCGAAAAGAAAACCCCACTGGTGTTTGTCCTCCCAAATAAATTCTTTCATGTCGAAAAAGGCATCTCCATTGCGGAGTTAGAATTCCCTATTTATTTCAACTTCTTCTTTCGAGGTGGAAAAAAAACATTTATTGTTTGTTCGCCAGAGCAAAAAGAACAGCTAACCATTGTTCTAGGGGAATCTCTTATGGGTCCACAAGAACTCAACCTGGCATCTGAGTTTATTGATGGGACCACAAGTTTTGGATTTCCCGATATTAAGGCGGAAATGGCTTATTTCCGTAGTTACAAAACTATGGAAGAAGTGGTTGAATTTATTTTATTTGACGAAAACCACAAAGCGCAGTTTGGAAAGATCACCATCGAACAACTTCCCTCCAATGAATTTCTCATCGTGGACGGAGATAAAAAAATTAAAACTCCAGGAGAGGTCGACTTCCATGTGAAATATGACATTGGAAAAAGACTCGAAGAACCTTTCCAACCACCTATCATTGGGATCACCTGCCTTGGGCCTTCTCACGGGTTTGATCCTACAGACAACACATCTGGTTTTATCATTTGGCTCAATGGCCAGGGGATCATGGTGGACCCACCTGTTAATTCTACCGAGTGGTTACGAGAATCGAATGTTAATCCTAAGTTTATCAACTCTATCATTCTCACCCATTGCCATGCCGACCATGATGCGGGGACCTTCCAAAAGATTTTAGAAGAATCCAAAATCACGATTTATGCAACAGCCACCGTGATGGAATCTTTCCTCAAAAAATATTGTAGTTTAACAAAGATTCCGCGAAAAGAAATCACAGACTTATTTGATTTTATTCCCGTTGTTATTGGAAGACCAACTATTATCAACGGTGGAGAATTTTATTTTCATTACGCTCTCCATTCCATTCCGTCAGTGGGTTTCGAATTTTTTTTCCAAGACCAGTCTTTTTATTATACTTCTGACCACTTAAATGATCCAGAAGCCTTTGAAGAAATGTACAAAAAAGGTGTATTTCCAGAATCAAGATACCAGTTCTTAAAAGATTTCCCTTGGGATCGTAAAATTATTTATCATGAGGCAGGGGTTCCTCCTCTCCACACAAAGATCAGTTATCTTGCATCTCTCCCTGAAGAAGTGCAAAAACGAATTACTGTTTATCATATTGCCGCCAAAGATATGCCAGAAGGAAACCACCTAACACTCGCTAAATTTGGAATTGAAAATACTTTATATCCGGAAATCACTCCACCCAAACACCAAGAGGCTTTCCAACTTTTAGAAATCCTTTCACAGATTGATATTTTTTCTGGTTTCCCCATAGAAAAAGCCAAAGAGTTTTTACAAATTGTAAAGGAAGAACGATTCCGACGTGGGGAACAAATCATCAAAAAAGGTACTCACGGAGACAGATTTTTTATCATTGCTTCGGGGAATGTTAGGTTTGAACGCCTATCAGGTGATCCGTCTGCCGTGAAACGTTATGGAACCTACGAATACTTTGGCGAAGCATCCCTGATTTTGGATACGGCCCGCCAAGCGGATGTGTTTGCAGAAACGGATGTCCTTGCTCTCACAATAGAAAAAACCCGATTCTTTCAGTTCATTCGCGGATCCAAACTCCACGAAAACCTAACCAAACTGAATAGTATCCGAGAGACCAATACTTGGAAAACCCTCACAGAATCACAAACCTTTCGAGGTCTTACTAGTTACCAAGTCACCCAACTCGAACTCATTTTAAAACTGGAAACTGTTAAAAAGGAAGCCTCCCTCATTGAAGAAGGCCACACCTTTCATAATGCCTTTATCGTTAGATCAGGCACCGTTGTGGTTATGCAAAACCACAAAACCATTAGAGAGTTGGGACCGGGAGATTTTGTGGGAGAAATCTATTCACTTACAAAAAACCTTCCTTCCAATTTTAGCTTTGTGGCATGGCCGGGAACGGAACTGTACGTGCTTTCTGAAGAGGATGCCATCCAATACATCAAAAAAAATCCTGGTGTGTATATGAAGCTGAACACTGTTTATAATTGA
- a CDS encoding Lsa36 family surface (lipo)protein — protein sequence MKLRIGILSLTFSLVFVPNGLVHAKVTCTGDACGILPTTIQTQLNSVDQALQFQYTDKVLATMSEAAVVSNINSSLMGPGIVNRFQVGLGISLAGQQKEDINVAYQSLSFQKLPNVGAALAPNFIVAINLGWLMGGGPSDTEPELKTFLHRFNLYLHGFKFNFAQGDVQKALEAQNKNVELGGDITSGGFTLRFHIIENYSDGIGLFEFSGISMGLGLHYQRQVIDLTYNDNKTQTLTLGPAIGTWGGSTKFNYSSTVTSVPLDIRTGFRMFYFFTLFAGAGTSMNFGNSNLNLSRSGPINLALDSNAVSASLSPEIAAQIPSSALGQMKSGTLTMDLSGKSQAPNTTNFLIAGIEVNALITKLTLEAIVAQNVQSVMFGAKFTF from the coding sequence ATGAAATTACGTATTGGTATCCTTTCCCTCACATTCAGTTTGGTGTTTGTCCCTAATGGACTCGTCCATGCAAAAGTGACTTGTACTGGAGATGCCTGCGGAATTCTACCAACCACCATTCAAACTCAGCTAAATAGCGTAGACCAAGCCTTACAATTCCAATACACAGACAAAGTTCTCGCAACCATGTCTGAAGCAGCTGTTGTATCAAATATTAACTCATCACTAATGGGTCCAGGTATTGTAAATCGTTTCCAAGTGGGGCTTGGTATCTCTCTTGCCGGTCAACAGAAAGAAGATATCAACGTTGCCTACCAAAGTCTTAGTTTTCAAAAACTTCCGAATGTAGGAGCTGCATTAGCACCTAACTTTATTGTGGCGATCAATCTTGGTTGGTTAATGGGTGGAGGCCCATCCGATACAGAACCAGAACTAAAAACCTTTTTACATCGTTTTAACTTATATCTACATGGATTCAAATTTAATTTTGCACAAGGTGATGTGCAGAAAGCTTTAGAGGCGCAAAACAAAAATGTGGAACTCGGTGGGGACATCACTTCAGGTGGATTTACATTAAGATTTCATATTATCGAAAACTATTCCGATGGAATTGGATTATTCGAATTTTCGGGAATATCTATGGGACTGGGACTCCATTACCAAAGACAAGTAATCGATTTAACTTATAATGATAATAAAACACAAACTTTAACACTTGGTCCTGCGATTGGAACTTGGGGTGGCTCCACTAAATTCAATTATTCAAGCACAGTAACAAGTGTTCCACTAGACATTCGAACTGGTTTTCGAATGTTCTACTTCTTTACACTCTTTGCCGGAGCGGGAACTTCTATGAACTTCGGAAATTCCAATTTAAATTTATCAAGGTCTGGTCCCATCAATTTAGCTCTCGATTCTAATGCAGTTTCTGCATCCCTCTCTCCAGAAATTGCCGCTCAAATCCCCTCCTCAGCTCTGGGGCAAATGAAATCGGGAACTCTAACTATGGATTTAAGCGGAAAGTCCCAGGCACCCAACACAACAAACTTTCTCATTGCCGGAATTGAAGTAAACGCCCTCATTACGAAACTTACCTTGGAAGCTATTGTCGCACAAAACGTACAGTCTGTAATGTTTGGTGCAAAATTTACCTTTTAA